In Candidatus Nitrosotenuis cloacae, the following proteins share a genomic window:
- a CDS encoding ammonium transporter: MKNRNHKYALLLVIAVAATATGVLSQAYAQQVTDGMDGYTAGTAGIYTGNPNECWVEGEPGKFTPCMIDNGDTAWMLTATSLVLFMTPGVAFFYGGLARSKNMVNVLGMTLIVMGLISVQWVLWGYTLAFGPNTSDANKFMGALDYVGFNKVSHAAPLGALGACTDQVYYTLRSPYVVSEEVKCSTSWPGTIPHQLFAMFQATFAIITPALIIGGIIDRIKFSAFVIFILLWATFVYDPVAHWVWGGGFIGGGALDLNADLKPTAALDFAGGTVVHITSGFSALAGALILGRRLGYGKVPMEPHNIPMVVLGVGILWFGWFGFNAGSEVAADSVAVSAWVVTNTATGMAALTWTLMAWAHTGKPSIVGAASGAVAGLVCITPASGFVGPMAALIIGIAGGAVCYGCVAFKNSRKWDDALDVWGVHGMGGLTGAILTGTLASPHIWDTGNGIGAWTGTPEGYEQQAINIIGALISVGYAFGITVVILKVMDAVWPGGIRVTPKEEEIGLDLAQHGERAYVNE, encoded by the coding sequence ATGAAGAACAGAAATCACAAGTACGCTCTATTACTTGTGATAGCAGTTGCGGCAACAGCAACAGGCGTATTGTCTCAAGCTTATGCACAACAGGTAACCGACGGCATGGATGGGTACACAGCAGGTACCGCCGGCATCTACACTGGAAACCCAAACGAATGTTGGGTTGAGGGAGAGCCAGGCAAATTCACACCATGCATGATTGATAACGGTGATACCGCATGGATGCTTACTGCAACATCTCTGGTCTTATTCATGACTCCAGGTGTTGCATTCTTCTATGGCGGTTTAGCCAGATCCAAGAACATGGTCAACGTCCTAGGAATGACTTTGATCGTGATGGGTCTAATCTCGGTACAATGGGTGCTATGGGGCTACACTCTTGCGTTCGGACCGAACACATCTGATGCGAACAAATTCATGGGCGCATTGGACTATGTCGGATTCAACAAGGTATCACATGCAGCACCACTAGGTGCTCTGGGAGCCTGCACGGACCAGGTGTACTATACGTTGAGATCGCCTTATGTCGTTAGCGAGGAAGTAAAATGTAGCACTAGCTGGCCAGGAACAATTCCACACCAGCTATTTGCCATGTTCCAAGCGACATTCGCTATAATCACACCTGCACTTATCATCGGTGGAATCATCGATAGAATCAAGTTCAGCGCCTTTGTGATCTTCATCCTGCTTTGGGCAACCTTCGTCTATGATCCAGTAGCACACTGGGTATGGGGAGGCGGCTTCATCGGAGGAGGAGCACTAGACCTGAACGCCGATCTTAAACCTACGGCAGCACTAGACTTTGCCGGCGGAACAGTCGTACACATCACATCCGGATTCTCTGCACTAGCTGGTGCGCTGATTCTCGGAAGGAGATTGGGCTACGGCAAAGTTCCGATGGAACCACACAACATCCCAATGGTTGTTCTCGGTGTGGGAATCCTCTGGTTTGGTTGGTTCGGATTCAATGCAGGAAGTGAAGTAGCCGCAGACAGCGTTGCAGTATCCGCATGGGTTGTAACAAATACAGCAACAGGCATGGCAGCATTGACCTGGACACTTATGGCTTGGGCCCACACGGGCAAGCCAAGCATCGTAGGTGCAGCATCTGGCGCAGTTGCAGGACTAGTCTGCATTACGCCGGCATCAGGTTTTGTTGGGCCAATGGCAGCACTGATAATCGGTATTGCCGGAGGGGCAGTCTGTTACGGATGCGTAGCATTCAAGAACTCTAGAAAATGGGACGATGCCCTCGATGTTTGGGGAGTCCACGGAATGGGAGGCCTTACAGGTGCTATCTTGACAGGTACACTTGCCAGCCCGCACATCTGGGACACAGGCAACGGCATCGGCGCATGGACTGGAACACCAGAAGGCTATGAGCAACAAGCTATCAACATAATCGGAGCACTCATCTCAGTTGGGTACGCATTCGGAATAACTGTGGTCATCCTAAAGGTGATGGACGCAGTATGGCCGGGCGGAATCAGAGTCACACCAAAAGAAGAAGAAATTGGACTCGACTTGGCTCAACACGGAGAAAGAGCATACGTAAACGAGTAA
- the pyrH gene encoding UMP kinase: protein MKKRIVIKLSGRIFGMENNEKLLKEYATFLVKISKICQPIIIAGGGKIARHYISHARSSGADESTLDELGIEVSRLNAKLLIYALKDKAYPHPPTTLTEVRHAVDSELIVVAGGLHPGQSTNGTAALIAEKVGASEFLNATDVDGIYDFDPNKNPKAKKFKRIEIRNLRNMLVHEDSAAGGYDLMDIVALKVIERSKIKTRVIKAEISVIDKAIRGQSVGTEIIL, encoded by the coding sequence ATGAAAAAAAGAATTGTAATCAAGCTTTCCGGCAGAATTTTTGGGATGGAAAACAACGAAAAACTCCTCAAAGAGTATGCCACGTTCCTGGTGAAGATAAGCAAGATATGCCAGCCTATAATCATCGCAGGCGGGGGCAAGATAGCGCGTCACTACATCTCGCATGCAAGATCGTCCGGCGCAGACGAGTCTACGCTTGACGAGCTTGGAATCGAGGTGTCAAGGCTCAACGCAAAGTTGCTCATCTACGCACTAAAGGACAAGGCATACCCGCACCCGCCTACCACGCTTACCGAGGTGCGACACGCAGTTGACAGCGAGCTAATAGTGGTCGCAGGGGGATTGCATCCAGGCCAAAGCACCAACGGGACTGCGGCCCTGATTGCAGAAAAGGTCGGCGCATCAGAGTTCCTCAACGCAACCGACGTGGACGGCATATACGATTTTGACCCAAACAAAAACCCAAAGGCAAAAAAATTCAAGCGAATCGAGATCCGCAACCTGAGAAACATGCTAGTTCACGAGGACTCTGCAGCGGGCGGCTACGACCTCATGGATATAGTGGCCCTAAAGGTAATAGAGCGCTCTAAAATCAAGACGCGCGTAATCAAAGCGGAGATCTCCGTAATAGACAAGGCAATCAGGGGCCAATCTGTAGGCACCGAGATAATCCTCTAG
- a CDS encoding V0D/AC39 family V-type ATPase subunit, protein MGSGGSQKVFASVKSFSQRGQLLSKADLQTLAESRDLDELITRIKNTKYADAVSKLAKPYTAGAVESALRSELADIHYSIANTAGKSDILDAYYLKFIISNLKLILKGKALGKSQEEIEPNLNLHAEELINQRDIIVKALVAKDLEEAVASLGTIEFGDEVAKAVTIYNDKKNVQVFDVFLDKILYQQLGRAVRNARDRDLMRLVGMDIDFYNILSILRGKFWGLDEEQIKNLIVTHTPSVPRDLLGKLISLDSVKSVLDEISTTRYKELVPQTDSDIESISQFEHNFEMAIYKAVNRSFTKMFSFATIVGITKLTAYEVRNIAAIAFAVDQKIAPQTTMSRLIVDKED, encoded by the coding sequence ATGGGTTCTGGAGGATCGCAGAAGGTATTTGCCTCAGTAAAGTCGTTTTCCCAAAGAGGGCAGCTTCTATCAAAGGCGGACCTGCAGACTTTGGCAGAGTCACGAGATCTTGACGAGTTAATCACCAGGATAAAGAACACCAAGTATGCCGATGCCGTATCAAAATTGGCAAAGCCGTACACTGCAGGCGCAGTAGAGTCGGCGCTGAGGAGCGAGCTGGCAGACATCCATTACTCCATAGCAAACACGGCTGGAAAATCCGACATTCTGGACGCGTACTATCTAAAGTTCATAATTTCAAATCTAAAGTTAATCCTAAAGGGAAAGGCGCTTGGCAAGTCCCAAGAGGAGATAGAACCGAACCTCAACTTGCATGCAGAGGAGCTCATCAACCAGAGGGACATCATAGTCAAGGCGCTTGTCGCAAAGGACCTAGAAGAGGCCGTGGCAAGTCTTGGGACAATAGAGTTTGGCGATGAGGTTGCAAAGGCAGTCACCATATACAACGACAAAAAGAACGTTCAGGTGTTCGACGTATTTTTGGACAAGATACTCTATCAGCAGCTGGGCCGCGCAGTCAGAAATGCAAGGGACCGGGATCTGATGAGACTGGTCGGAATGGACATCGACTTTTACAACATACTCTCCATTCTGCGAGGCAAGTTCTGGGGACTGGACGAGGAGCAGATAAAGAACCTCATCGTGACACACACTCCTAGTGTGCCAAGGGATTTGCTTGGAAAATTAATCTCGCTTGATTCCGTAAAGAGCGTGCTTGACGAGATCTCAACGACACGATACAAGGAACTGGTGCCGCAGACAGACAGCGACATAGAGTCGATATCGCAGTTTGAGCACAACTTTGAGATGGCAATCTACAAGGCAGTAAACAGGTCGTTTACAAAGATGTTCAGCTTTGCAACCATAGTAGGAATAACAAAGCTTACCGCCTATGAGGTGAGAAACATTGCAGCGATTGCATTTGCAGTGGACCAAAAAATTGCACCACAGACTACGATGTCAAGACTGATAGTTGACAAGGAAGACTAG